In Vitis vinifera cultivar Pinot Noir 40024 chromosome 17, ASM3070453v1, one genomic interval encodes:
- the LOC100253525 gene encoding CBBY-like protein, which yields MASTVISSSSASTKALLSHRKASVTTLQSHERTFSSSLFGTRPGITRRAITTTTTTTTTRPVIRRGARHSGVRFSVCSALPSALLFDCDGVLVDTEKDGHRISFNDTFAERELGVTWDVDLYGELLKIGGGKERMTAYFNKTGWPEKAPKSEEERKEFIASLHKRKTELFMVLIEKKLLPLRPGVAKLIDQALGKGVNVAVCSTSNEKAVSAIVSCLLGPERAEKIKIFAGDVVPRKKPDPAIYTLAASTLGVEPSRCVVVEDSAIGLAAAKAAGMKCIVTKSGYTADEDFLNADAVFDCIGDPPEERFDLAFCGSLLEKQYVS from the exons ATGGCTTCAACtgtcatttcttcttcttctgcgtCAACAAAAGCTTTGCTTTCTCACAGAAAAGCTTCGGTTACTACTCTCCAAAGCCATGAAAGGAccttctcttcttctcttttcgGTACTAGACCAGGTATTACGAGAAGAGCAATAACCACAACGACGACGACGACGACAACTAGGCCTGTGATCAGAAGAGGTGCGAGGCACAGTGGGGTTAGATTCTCAGTTTGTTCAGCTCTTCCATCGGCTCTCCTCTTTGACTGTGATGGGGTGCTCGTCGATACTGAGAAAGATGGTCATCGCATCTCCTTCAACGACACTTTCGCCGAG AGAGAATTGGGTGTTACCTGGGATGTGGACTTGTATGGCGAGTTGCTCAAAATTGGGGGTGGAAAGGAAAG GATGACAGCTTATTTTAACAAGACTGGTTGGCCGGAAAAAGCTCCAAAGAgtgaagaagaaaggaaggaattCATTGCTTCTCTTCACAAGCGAAAAACTGAATTGTTCATGGTCCTGATTGAGAAAAAACTGCTGCCTCTTCGACCCGGTGTTGCAAA ACTTATTGATCAGGCTTTAGGGAAGGGGGTCAATGTTGCTGTCTGCAGCACTTCCAATGAGAAGGCG GTCTCTGCAATAGTTTCATGCTTGCTGGGGCCTGAGCGAGCAGAAAAAATCAAGATATTTGCAGGCGACGTGGTTCCTCGAAAAAAGCCTGATCCA GCCATTTATACGTTAGCAGCTAGCACTTTGGGTGTTGAACCTTCAAG ATGTGTGGTGGTAGAGGACAGTGCCATTGGTCTTGCAGCTGCCAAGGCTGCTGGAATGAAGTGTATTGTAACAAAGAGCGG ATATACAGCTGATGAAGACTTCTTGAATGCGGATGCTGTTTTTGACTGCATTGGAGATCCCCCTGAGGAACGATTTGATTTGGCATTTTGCGGAAGCCTTCTTGAGAAGCAGTACGTTAGCTAG